From the genome of Halomonas sp. MCCC 1A13316, one region includes:
- a CDS encoding 3-hydroxybutyryl-CoA dehydrogenase produces the protein MSQRSIGVVGAGTMGQGIAQVLVSSGFPVQLYDVADEQLGRAQAAIDKGLGKLVAKEKLGEEEKSEAMARLELTTSLESLRDCEVIVEAAPEQPALKEKLFRDLSRLSHDAILASNTSSLSLTRLAAVCERPERVVGMHFFNPVPVLKLVEVIRAEQTSDATVARIEELTRALGKTSVAIADSPGFAVNRLLVPMINEAAFLLQEGAASAEDIDQSMKLGAAHPMGPLALADLIGLDVCLAIMEVLQEGFGDPKYRPCPLLRRMVAAGYLGRKTGRGFHAYD, from the coding sequence ATGAGTCAACGATCGATAGGCGTGGTCGGCGCCGGCACCATGGGGCAGGGTATCGCTCAGGTATTGGTCTCGAGCGGTTTCCCCGTCCAGCTCTATGACGTGGCCGACGAGCAGCTCGGCCGTGCCCAGGCCGCCATCGACAAAGGGCTGGGCAAGCTGGTGGCCAAGGAGAAGCTGGGCGAGGAGGAGAAGAGCGAGGCCATGGCACGCCTCGAGCTGACCACCTCGCTGGAGTCGCTGCGCGACTGCGAGGTGATCGTCGAGGCGGCTCCCGAGCAGCCGGCGCTGAAGGAGAAGCTGTTCCGCGACCTGAGCCGCCTGAGCCATGACGCTATCTTGGCGTCCAATACCTCTTCGCTGTCGCTGACTCGGCTCGCCGCAGTATGCGAACGTCCCGAGCGCGTGGTGGGTATGCACTTCTTCAACCCCGTGCCTGTACTCAAGCTGGTCGAGGTGATCCGTGCCGAGCAGACTTCCGACGCCACCGTGGCCCGCATCGAGGAGCTGACCAGGGCGCTGGGCAAGACTTCGGTAGCCATCGCCGATTCGCCCGGCTTCGCCGTCAATCGCCTGCTCGTGCCGATGATCAACGAGGCCGCTTTTCTGCTGCAGGAAGGGGCGGCCAGCGCCGAGGACATCGACCAGTCGATGAAACTCGGTGCCGCTCACCCCATGGGTCCGCTGGCACTCGCCGACCTGATCGGCCTGGACGTCTGCCTGGCGATCATGGAGGTGCTGCAGGAGGGCTTCGGCGATCCCAAGTATCGCCCCTGCCCGTTGCTCAGGCGGATGGTGGCGGCCGGCTACCTGGGGCGTAAGACGGGCCGTGGTTTCCATGCTTATGACTAA
- a CDS encoding enoyl-CoA hydratase-related protein: protein MSEKLIDVAEDAGVVRLTINRPKALNALNSGVLHELETILTELETRQGLRAVLITGAGEKSFVAGADITEMREKTPEEARAFASQALRTIKRLEALPVPVVALVNGFCLGGGCELALACDWAVASDNAIFGQPEVLLGVIPGFGGTQRLPRRVGPAMALDLVTTGRKIDAQEALRIGLVNRVMPQAELEGYAEELIKQLTGNGPLAVRAAKQAVHDGMDQDLDSALALETALFAFCFSGAEQSEGMGAFVEKRKPNF from the coding sequence ATGAGCGAGAAGCTGATCGATGTGGCCGAAGACGCCGGCGTCGTGCGTCTGACAATCAATCGTCCGAAAGCCTTGAATGCACTCAACAGCGGCGTGCTGCACGAGCTGGAAACCATCCTGACCGAGCTTGAAACGCGCCAGGGCCTGCGCGCCGTGCTGATCACCGGGGCAGGGGAAAAATCATTCGTTGCTGGTGCCGACATCACCGAAATGCGCGAGAAAACGCCGGAAGAGGCACGTGCTTTCGCCAGCCAGGCCCTGCGTACCATCAAGCGCCTCGAAGCGTTGCCGGTGCCGGTGGTCGCCCTGGTCAATGGGTTTTGTCTTGGCGGCGGCTGCGAACTGGCGCTGGCCTGCGACTGGGCCGTAGCCAGCGACAACGCCATCTTCGGCCAGCCCGAGGTGTTGCTGGGTGTGATCCCGGGCTTCGGTGGCACCCAGCGCCTGCCGCGTCGAGTAGGACCGGCCATGGCATTGGACCTGGTCACCACCGGGCGCAAGATCGATGCCCAGGAGGCGCTACGCATCGGCCTGGTCAACCGCGTGATGCCTCAGGCCGAACTTGAAGGCTACGCCGAGGAGCTGATCAAACAGCTCACCGGTAATGGCCCGCTGGCGGTGCGTGCGGCCAAGCAGGCCGTGCACGACGGCATGGACCAGGACCTCGACAGCGCCCTGGCGCTGGAGACCGCGCTGTTCGCGTTCTGCTTTTCCGGCGCGGAGCAGAGCGAGGGCATGGGGGCCTTCGTCGAGAAGCGCAAGCCTAATTTCTGA
- a CDS encoding DMT family transporter, whose product MSPADSLRLILLSTLWGMSFIFMRVAVPEFGPVSLILVRMGIGSLLLLPLLFSLRYIKLVWENKGGLLLLGLVNHVLPFSLLALATVRLEAGFTSLINATTPIFTALLGALFFTTPVRRQQYLGLALAFFGVYVLSANRLDFALGGDGWFILAAVGATFCYGVATNYSKTYLSHLPVRVLAAGSTAMSALILLIPGLWLWPAEPISGLAWANGLGLAAFSTTLAFLLYFGLISSAGATATSTVTFLVPVSALLWGYLLLGERLSLQVMVGMAITLTGTAIATGMIRWRRREVA is encoded by the coding sequence ATGTCACCGGCCGATTCTCTACGCCTGATCCTGCTCTCGACGCTATGGGGCATGTCGTTCATCTTCATGCGCGTGGCAGTGCCCGAGTTCGGCCCGGTGTCGCTGATTCTGGTGCGAATGGGTATCGGCTCACTGCTGTTGCTGCCCCTGCTGTTCAGCCTGCGCTATATAAAGCTGGTCTGGGAGAACAAAGGAGGCCTGCTGTTGCTGGGACTGGTCAACCACGTGCTGCCTTTCAGCCTGCTGGCATTGGCCACGGTGCGGCTCGAGGCGGGCTTCACTTCGCTGATCAACGCCACCACCCCCATCTTCACCGCTCTGCTCGGCGCGTTGTTCTTCACCACTCCAGTACGCCGCCAGCAGTATCTGGGTCTAGCGCTGGCCTTCTTCGGCGTCTATGTACTCTCGGCCAACAGGCTGGATTTCGCCCTGGGCGGTGACGGCTGGTTCATCCTCGCGGCCGTAGGTGCGACCTTCTGCTACGGCGTGGCCACCAATTACTCCAAGACCTATCTGTCGCACCTGCCAGTACGGGTGCTGGCCGCCGGCAGCACCGCCATGTCGGCGCTGATCCTGCTGATCCCAGGTTTGTGGCTGTGGCCCGCCGAGCCGATCAGCGGCCTGGCCTGGGCCAATGGCCTGGGGCTCGCCGCCTTCAGCACCACTCTCGCCTTTCTGCTCTACTTCGGGCTGATCTCGAGCGCCGGTGCCACCGCCACCTCCACGGTGACCTTCCTGGTACCGGTCAGCGCCCTGTTGTGGGGCTATCTGCTGCTGGGCGAACGACTCAGCCTGCAGGTCATGGTCGGCATGGCCATTACCTTGACGGGAACCGCCATTGCGACAGGAATGATTCGCTGGCGGCGGCGCGAGGTAGCCTGA
- a CDS encoding Rieske (2Fe-2S) protein: MILTLCSSEFHPLFKLVLQAQAHADRRAVIGDNDGPHIERELFVMAQAWQQYRSAPAPGTRLVKQEELTPGEAHSLTLKSEKGTFPLLLIRLDDALFGYVNACPHQFLPLDQRGSRVLSRDGEQLRCSNHDASFSTRTGEGLGGLGIGCELDRVPVSIDDEGWIIVSELT; the protein is encoded by the coding sequence TTGATTCTCACGCTCTGTTCCTCTGAATTTCACCCATTGTTCAAGCTGGTTCTACAAGCCCAAGCCCATGCTGACAGGCGGGCCGTCATTGGCGACAATGACGGCCCGCATATAGAAAGAGAACTTTTCGTCATGGCTCAGGCATGGCAGCAATATCGTAGCGCACCCGCGCCTGGAACGCGCCTCGTCAAGCAGGAGGAACTTACTCCCGGTGAAGCCCACAGCCTGACCCTGAAGAGTGAGAAAGGCACGTTCCCACTGCTGTTGATTCGACTCGACGACGCGCTGTTCGGCTACGTCAACGCCTGCCCTCATCAATTTCTTCCCCTCGACCAGCGCGGTTCGCGGGTTCTCAGTCGCGACGGCGAGCAGCTTCGCTGCAGCAACCATGATGCGTCCTTCTCGACGCGCACTGGAGAAGGCCTCGGCGGACTCGGCATCGGCTGTGAGCTCGACCGGGTGCCGGTGAGCATCGACGATGAAGGCTGGATCATTGTCAGTGAGCTCACTTGA
- a CDS encoding MOSC domain-containing protein, whose product MRIKELNLYPVKSLRGIPLDRATLGVRGLAYDRNWMVVDQVGRFVTQRQMPGMARVTVRLEEDGLVLEHPEAQPLAIELARRDQPRLTAYVWDDACQALDEGEEASRWLTGVLGDLRGSTLRLVRFDDDHRRPVEHRYLQGEEAHTAFADGYPFLIASGASLDALNHELQQKGLVPLPMNRFRPNIVVEGASAFAEDGWSEVMAQQGHYRFGLRKPCQRCKITTINQASGTIEVPGEPLQTLIQMKTQPLRPGAYFGQNATLLAGEGETIAVGDVLEA is encoded by the coding sequence GTGAGAATCAAGGAACTCAATCTCTACCCGGTCAAGTCGCTGCGCGGCATTCCGCTCGATAGGGCGACCTTGGGCGTGCGCGGCTTGGCCTACGACCGCAACTGGATGGTGGTCGACCAAGTGGGGCGTTTCGTCACCCAGCGGCAAATGCCGGGCATGGCGCGGGTGACGGTCCGGCTCGAGGAAGACGGATTGGTGCTGGAACATCCCGAAGCGCAGCCGCTGGCCATCGAACTGGCACGCCGCGACCAGCCCCGGCTGACCGCTTACGTCTGGGACGATGCCTGCCAGGCGCTGGACGAAGGGGAGGAGGCAAGCCGATGGCTTACCGGCGTACTTGGCGACCTGCGCGGCAGCACGCTGCGCCTGGTACGCTTCGACGACGATCACCGGCGCCCCGTGGAGCACCGCTATCTCCAAGGCGAAGAGGCCCATACCGCCTTCGCCGATGGCTATCCCTTCCTGATCGCATCGGGAGCCTCACTCGACGCCCTCAACCATGAACTGCAACAAAAGGGCCTCGTGCCACTGCCCATGAACCGGTTCAGGCCCAATATCGTAGTCGAAGGAGCATCCGCCTTCGCCGAAGATGGCTGGAGTGAGGTGATGGCGCAGCAAGGCCATTACCGCTTCGGCCTGCGCAAGCCGTGCCAGCGTTGCAAGATCACAACCATCAATCAGGCCAGCGGTACCATCGAAGTCCCCGGCGAGCCGCTGCAGACCTTGATTCAGATGAAAACTCAGCCATTGCGGCCGGGGGCGTATTTCGGCCAGAACGCCACGCTGCTGGCCGGCGAGGGAGAAACCATAGCCGTGGGAGATGTGCTCGAGGCATAG
- a CDS encoding MBL fold metallo-hydrolase, producing MQLFRESGGAPSVAGFFDPSTFSVQYVVSDPATRRCAIVDPVLDFEEKSGATATRNADALLRYVEEQGLEVEWILDTHPHADHFSAAQYLKARTGAPTAIGTYVKKVQELWSELYHWPDFPADGRQWDRLFAEGDTFRIGELAGRVLFSPGHTMASITYVIGDAAFVHDTLFQPDSGTARADFPGGNARKLWQSIQQILALPDDTRLFTGHDYMPEGREPEWESTVREQKASNTHVAEGQTEEAFVSLRNERDAQLPMPKLILQSLQINIMGGRLPEPEANGRRYLKIPLDALPGAAWE from the coding sequence ATGCAGCTTTTTCGCGAATCCGGAGGAGCGCCAAGCGTGGCGGGCTTCTTCGACCCGAGTACCTTCAGCGTGCAATATGTGGTGAGCGATCCGGCAACGCGCCGCTGCGCGATTGTCGATCCCGTGTTGGACTTCGAGGAAAAATCGGGAGCGACCGCCACTAGAAATGCCGATGCGCTGTTGCGCTACGTGGAGGAGCAAGGGCTCGAGGTGGAATGGATCCTCGACACCCATCCTCACGCCGACCACTTCTCCGCCGCTCAGTACCTGAAAGCCAGAACCGGTGCGCCCACGGCCATCGGCACCTACGTCAAGAAGGTTCAGGAGTTGTGGAGCGAGCTCTATCACTGGCCCGACTTCCCCGCCGACGGGCGGCAATGGGACCGTCTTTTTGCTGAGGGAGATACTTTCCGTATCGGTGAACTGGCGGGGCGCGTGCTGTTTTCCCCCGGTCACACGATGGCTTCGATCACCTACGTGATAGGAGACGCGGCTTTCGTACACGACACGCTCTTCCAGCCTGATTCGGGCACGGCCAGGGCCGACTTCCCAGGTGGAAACGCCCGTAAACTCTGGCAATCGATTCAGCAGATACTCGCCTTGCCGGACGATACGCGCCTGTTCACCGGCCACGACTACATGCCGGAAGGGCGTGAGCCGGAGTGGGAAAGTACGGTGCGTGAACAGAAGGCATCCAATACCCACGTGGCCGAAGGGCAAACCGAGGAGGCGTTCGTCTCGCTACGCAACGAGCGAGATGCCCAACTGCCCATGCCGAAGCTGATACTGCAATCGTTGCAGATCAACATCATGGGCGGCCGCCTGCCCGAGCCTGAAGCCAACGGTCGCCGCTATCTCAAGATACCGCTCGATGCCCTCCCAGGGGCCGCCTGGGAGTAG
- a CDS encoding TIGR01244 family sulfur transferase, with protein sequence MDVKPLDERLSVMAQPTEEDLERLAERGYRTVISNRPRGEDETQPDPERLRAKAEALGMRWKEIPVKPREYSQQDIDSFARALDDAPSPVVGFCRTGMRVAHLWALSKAPHYSLSELHALAEAAGYDLGPLREDLARQQA encoded by the coding sequence ATGGACGTAAAGCCACTGGATGAGCGACTCAGCGTGATGGCTCAGCCAACCGAGGAGGATCTTGAGAGGCTTGCCGAGCGGGGCTACAGAACCGTCATCTCCAATCGTCCACGGGGCGAAGATGAGACCCAGCCGGATCCGGAGCGTCTCAGGGCCAAGGCGGAAGCGCTTGGAATGCGTTGGAAGGAGATACCGGTCAAACCTCGCGAATATTCGCAGCAGGATATCGATTCCTTTGCCCGTGCCCTTGACGATGCTCCGTCCCCAGTAGTGGGTTTCTGTCGCACCGGTATGCGAGTGGCCCATCTGTGGGCTCTGTCCAAGGCGCCGCATTATTCGCTTTCCGAGTTGCATGCATTGGCCGAAGCGGCAGGTTACGACCTTGGGCCCTTGCGCGAAGACCTGGCGAGACAGCAAGCATAA
- a CDS encoding DUF2892 domain-containing protein translates to MLPTTTSRVEQNTAAEANERIRLRTENSIYYFAENPHQIESRLRELDAEWDIERTLEANAATLGLAGVALGAFVDKRWLLFPAAISGFLLQHALQGWCPPIVLFRKQGVRTSSEIDRERYALKALRGDFALVDETEGLSHDEKVRRVLATLH, encoded by the coding sequence ATGTTGCCAACTACTACCTCGCGCGTTGAACAGAATACCGCAGCAGAAGCGAATGAGCGCATTCGGCTCCGCACGGAAAACAGCATCTACTATTTTGCGGAGAATCCTCATCAGATTGAAAGCCGGCTACGTGAGCTTGATGCCGAATGGGACATTGAGCGCACGTTGGAGGCGAACGCGGCAACGCTGGGTCTTGCCGGGGTTGCCTTGGGCGCTTTTGTTGACAAGCGCTGGTTGCTGTTTCCGGCGGCCATCTCGGGTTTCCTGCTCCAGCATGCTTTGCAGGGTTGGTGTCCGCCCATCGTATTGTTTCGCAAGCAGGGTGTGCGCACCTCGTCCGAGATCGACCGGGAGCGCTATGCGCTCAAGGCGCTGCGCGGCGACTTTGCGCTAGTGGATGAAACAGAAGGGCTCAGCCATGATGAAAAGGTACGCCGCGTCCTGGCGACCCTCCACTGA
- the trkI gene encoding Trk system potassium transporter TrkI gives MRIARPGPNELGLRLRYHWRNWTPVLKVVSVMWTVLAVFMAIPWVVLVVERDPDARAFGLSILLVMAAVGLVWLSTLRTRIELKPWQMFVLTTLSWVSVSGFASLPLVLGAPHLTFTNAVFESVSAITTTGSTVLVGIETLSDGLKLWRGIMQWLGGIGIIVMGIAILPFLKVGGMRLFHTESSDWSDKVMPRTGGIAKATLGIYCGFTMVAMLAYWLGGMTPLDAVVHGMTSLATGGFANSDASFGAYADQPHLLWLGSLFMLLGALPFVLYIRVLRGARMALWRDQQVQGLLLLLTVVVIGLTIWRIWLGTPPFEALTQVAFNVISVVTTTGYASDDYSTWGPLAYVAFFYLTFVGGCSGSTSGGMKIFRFQVATILLRNQLRFLVHSHGVFASRYNGQPLTDDITRGVVAFSFFFFITVAGLALGLALMGLDFTTALSGAATAVANVGPGLGEIIGPAGNFITLPDAAKWLLCAGMLLGRLEILTVLVLLTPMFWRK, from the coding sequence ATGCGTATTGCCAGACCAGGTCCGAATGAGCTTGGCTTGCGTCTCAGATATCATTGGCGCAACTGGACGCCGGTTCTCAAGGTCGTTTCGGTCATGTGGACGGTACTCGCCGTCTTCATGGCGATACCCTGGGTCGTTCTCGTCGTCGAGCGGGATCCCGATGCCCGTGCCTTCGGTTTGTCGATACTGCTGGTGATGGCCGCGGTCGGCCTGGTGTGGCTGTCCACGTTGCGAACACGAATCGAACTCAAGCCCTGGCAAATGTTCGTGCTGACTACCCTGAGTTGGGTCAGCGTCAGTGGTTTTGCCAGCCTGCCCCTGGTGCTGGGTGCACCGCATTTGACCTTCACCAACGCTGTGTTCGAATCGGTTTCTGCCATTACCACGACCGGCTCCACCGTGCTTGTCGGCATCGAAACGCTTTCCGACGGGCTCAAGCTGTGGCGGGGCATCATGCAGTGGCTTGGGGGCATCGGCATCATCGTCATGGGTATCGCCATCCTGCCTTTCCTCAAAGTGGGGGGCATGCGCCTGTTCCATACAGAATCGTCCGATTGGTCGGATAAGGTCATGCCACGTACGGGAGGTATCGCCAAAGCGACCCTGGGCATTTACTGTGGCTTCACGATGGTTGCCATGCTGGCCTACTGGCTGGGTGGCATGACGCCACTGGATGCCGTCGTGCATGGCATGACCTCGCTTGCCACCGGGGGGTTCGCCAACTCCGACGCCTCATTTGGCGCCTATGCCGATCAGCCGCACCTGCTGTGGTTGGGTTCGCTGTTCATGCTGCTGGGGGCGTTGCCTTTCGTGCTCTACATCCGTGTGCTGCGCGGCGCACGAATGGCGCTTTGGCGCGATCAGCAGGTGCAGGGTCTGTTGTTGCTGCTGACGGTGGTCGTCATCGGGCTCACGATTTGGCGAATCTGGCTGGGCACGCCGCCGTTCGAGGCGCTGACACAAGTCGCCTTCAACGTTATCTCGGTGGTGACCACCACCGGCTATGCCTCCGATGACTACAGTACTTGGGGGCCGCTGGCCTACGTGGCGTTCTTCTACCTGACTTTCGTCGGCGGTTGTAGTGGTTCCACCAGTGGCGGCATGAAGATATTTCGCTTCCAGGTGGCTACCATTCTGCTACGCAATCAGCTGCGTTTCCTGGTGCATTCCCATGGCGTGTTCGCCTCGCGTTACAACGGCCAGCCGCTCACCGACGACATCACGCGTGGCGTGGTGGCGTTCTCGTTCTTCTTCTTCATCACCGTTGCGGGGCTGGCGCTGGGGCTGGCATTGATGGGGTTGGATTTCACCACGGCGCTCTCGGGTGCCGCTACGGCGGTGGCCAACGTCGGGCCGGGGTTGGGCGAGATCATCGGGCCTGCCGGCAATTTCATCACCCTGCCGGATGCCGCCAAATGGCTGCTGTGTGCCGGGATGCTGCTCGGAAGGCTAGAGATTCTCACGGTGTTGGTTCTGCTGACGCCGATGTTCTGGCGTAAATAG
- a CDS encoding ATP-binding protein, producing the protein MYQPMPQDETRLDSVGLRSPQLMVALGGRGEEDTALVRAAHRHAQREGVRWRAVHVDNGRAGPRQRLALDQVLALVNRLGGEVRILQGAGRARELHEYAVEQGVASLMVGRTRPSGWRFWRRPLAERLLRYGGAYDLVVVAEARQRRRFRPVRRRQPLGWREGGVVAGSFIVALVVAWAFEFWLELANLSLIFLAAVLASATLAGTRAAMVSAALGFLAFNFLFTQPRFSLAMVEREQLLTVIFFLLVAVVVGQLAGSGRHRLMALRSSREQSHRLLTFSRALSVATDRGQVRDVGVTTLERWLGVPVVFLDDDAAEGGLAVRVAVPANARLGAAEEAAAAWSWQQRKPSGIGTATQSSLRWRFIPLVEQERILGIVGLELAVRERPLGPDRETLITTLTRQLGMALERTRLVAELGASRLSEENERLRSALLSSVSHDLRTPLASIIGSASSLRDLEPQLSRADRRELLDGILSESERLNRYIQNLLDMTRLGHGSLKLERDWVSFDDLVTAALQRLGASLETVRVEREGAGGLPLLYVHPALIEQALVNVIDNAVRFSPADGRVRIHARLDEAREWLEIRITDEGPGIPPEQRKEVFDMFFTGGEGDRGRHGSGLGLAICRGMLGAHGGSIKALPGPDGQGTTIVMYLPVAQEEHTHDDD; encoded by the coding sequence ATGTATCAACCAATGCCGCAGGATGAGACCCGGCTTGACTCGGTAGGCTTGCGAAGTCCGCAGCTGATGGTCGCCCTGGGCGGGCGTGGCGAGGAGGATACCGCTCTGGTGAGGGCAGCGCACCGACACGCGCAGCGCGAGGGAGTGCGTTGGCGAGCCGTGCACGTTGATAACGGCCGGGCAGGGCCCAGGCAGCGGCTGGCGCTGGATCAGGTCCTTGCCCTGGTGAATCGGCTGGGTGGAGAGGTACGTATCCTGCAAGGGGCGGGGCGTGCTCGGGAATTGCACGAATATGCCGTGGAGCAGGGCGTTGCATCGCTGATGGTGGGGCGTACGCGCCCTTCGGGCTGGCGCTTCTGGCGTCGGCCGCTGGCAGAAAGGCTGCTGCGCTATGGTGGTGCCTATGATCTGGTGGTGGTTGCCGAGGCCCGTCAGCGGCGCCGATTCCGCCCTGTTCGTCGGCGCCAACCGCTGGGCTGGCGTGAAGGCGGGGTCGTGGCGGGCAGTTTTATCGTGGCTTTGGTCGTGGCCTGGGCGTTCGAGTTCTGGCTGGAACTGGCCAACCTGTCGTTGATCTTCCTCGCGGCAGTGTTGGCCAGCGCCACCCTGGCGGGCACCCGCGCCGCCATGGTTTCCGCTGCACTGGGATTCCTGGCCTTCAACTTCTTGTTCACACAACCGCGTTTCTCATTGGCGATGGTCGAGCGCGAGCAACTGCTGACCGTCATCTTCTTTCTGCTGGTGGCGGTGGTAGTGGGCCAGCTCGCGGGCAGCGGTCGACACCGCCTGATGGCGCTGCGCAGCAGTCGCGAGCAAAGCCACCGGCTGCTCACCTTCTCCCGTGCCCTCTCGGTTGCCACCGACCGGGGGCAGGTACGTGACGTCGGCGTCACCACTCTGGAGCGCTGGCTGGGTGTACCGGTGGTATTCCTCGATGATGATGCAGCGGAAGGCGGCCTGGCGGTGCGCGTTGCCGTACCGGCGAACGCCCGGCTTGGCGCGGCTGAAGAGGCCGCCGCGGCATGGAGCTGGCAGCAGCGCAAGCCGAGCGGTATCGGCACGGCAACGCAGTCCTCGCTGCGCTGGCGTTTCATTCCCTTAGTGGAACAGGAGCGCATTCTGGGTATCGTCGGGCTGGAGCTTGCCGTGCGTGAGCGTCCGCTTGGCCCCGATCGGGAAACCTTGATCACCACCCTGACGCGTCAGCTCGGTATGGCATTGGAGCGTACGCGGTTGGTCGCCGAACTTGGCGCTTCACGCCTCTCTGAGGAGAACGAGCGACTGCGCTCGGCGCTGCTGTCGTCGGTATCGCACGACCTGCGTACACCGCTCGCCTCGATCATCGGTTCGGCCAGCTCGCTGAGAGATCTCGAGCCACAGCTCAGCCGTGCCGATCGACGCGAGCTGCTCGATGGCATCCTATCCGAGAGCGAGCGTCTCAACCGCTATATTCAGAACCTGCTCGACATGACCCGGCTGGGCCATGGCAGCCTCAAGCTCGAGCGCGACTGGGTCTCGTTCGACGATCTGGTAACTGCAGCGCTGCAACGCCTGGGCGCTTCGCTGGAAACGGTGCGGGTCGAACGCGAGGGGGCCGGAGGGTTACCGCTACTCTACGTTCATCCGGCACTGATCGAACAAGCTCTGGTCAACGTCATCGATAATGCCGTGCGTTTTTCTCCGGCAGACGGCCGGGTGAGGATTCATGCCCGGCTCGATGAAGCCCGTGAATGGCTGGAGATCCGCATCACCGACGAAGGGCCAGGTATTCCTCCGGAGCAGCGCAAGGAAGTATTCGACATGTTCTTCACCGGTGGCGAGGGTGACCGTGGGCGCCACGGCAGCGGCCTGGGACTGGCCATCTGCCGCGGCATGCTGGGTGCCCACGGCGGCAGCATTAAGGCCTTGCCCGGTCCCGATGGGCAGGGCACGACAATCGTCATGTATCTACCGGTGGCGCAGGAGGAGCACACGCACGATGACGACTGA
- a CDS encoding response regulator gives MTTEHRHILVIDDEPQIRRFLRISLVSQDFTVSEAATGKEGLALVASQVPDLVLLDLGLPDMEGQRVLDELRRISQMPVIVVSVREQEVEKVRALDSGANDYVTKPFGIQELLARIRALLRQQDSVGVGSSTLRLRRAELEIDLAARSVTLATRAVHLTPKEYAVLDQLARHAGRVVTQTQLLRHVWGPSHTHDTHYLRIVISKLRHKLGDDPHSPQLLQTEAGIGYRLLVDPVGQY, from the coding sequence ATGACGACTGAACATCGCCATATACTCGTCATCGACGATGAGCCGCAGATTCGACGCTTCCTGCGTATCAGCCTGGTGTCGCAGGATTTCACCGTAAGCGAGGCGGCAACGGGCAAGGAGGGGCTGGCGCTTGTCGCCAGCCAGGTTCCGGACCTGGTACTGCTGGACCTGGGCCTGCCGGACATGGAGGGGCAGCGCGTGCTCGACGAGCTACGCCGGATCAGCCAGATGCCGGTGATCGTGGTATCGGTTCGCGAGCAGGAAGTAGAGAAGGTGCGCGCACTGGATTCGGGTGCCAACGACTACGTCACCAAGCCGTTCGGCATTCAGGAACTGCTGGCGCGGATACGCGCCCTGCTGCGACAGCAGGATTCGGTGGGAGTCGGTTCGAGTACGCTACGTCTGCGGCGTGCAGAGCTCGAGATCGATCTCGCAGCACGCAGCGTGACGCTGGCAACCAGGGCCGTACACCTTACGCCCAAGGAGTACGCCGTACTCGACCAACTGGCACGACATGCCGGCCGGGTAGTGACCCAGACCCAACTGCTGCGCCATGTATGGGGCCCGTCACATACCCACGACACTCACTACCTGCGTATCGTCATCAGCAAACTGCGTCATAAACTGGGTGACGATCCACACTCGCCCCAATTGCTGCAGACCGAGGCCGGCATTGGCTACCGCCTGCTGGTCGATCCCGTCGGCCAATACTGA
- a CDS encoding DUF411 domain-containing protein — protein MNRRVTSLLLSASLLMGATSAVHAALPEEATLYKNPQCGCCDEYARQLEERGVSVTIVDDEDMGKIKQEADLPYGLGSCHTILMGNYVIEGHVPFEAVERLFQEQPKIDGIGLAGMPIGTPGMPGPKRDDWNVYQFTDQEASPFMTL, from the coding sequence ATGAACCGTCGCGTAACTTCACTGCTGCTTTCCGCCAGCCTGCTGATGGGCGCCACCTCTGCCGTTCATGCCGCCCTGCCCGAGGAAGCCACTCTGTACAAGAACCCGCAGTGCGGCTGCTGCGACGAGTACGCGCGCCAGCTCGAGGAGCGTGGGGTCTCGGTCACCATCGTCGACGATGAAGACATGGGCAAGATCAAGCAGGAGGCCGACCTGCCCTACGGCTTGGGTTCGTGTCACACCATCCTGATGGGCAACTATGTCATCGAAGGGCATGTGCCCTTCGAGGCCGTGGAGAGGCTGTTTCAGGAGCAGCCCAAGATCGATGGCATCGGTCTTGCCGGCATGCCCATCGGGACGCCCGGCATGCCGGGACCGAAGCGGGATGACTGGAACGTATACCAGTTCACCGACCAGGAAGCATCGCCGTTCATGACGCTGTGA